In Rhinolophus ferrumequinum isolate MPI-CBG mRhiFer1 chromosome 7, mRhiFer1_v1.p, whole genome shotgun sequence, the following proteins share a genomic window:
- the MOGAT3 gene encoding LOW QUALITY PROTEIN: 2-acylglycerol O-acyltransferase 3 (The sequence of the model RefSeq protein was modified relative to this genomic sequence to represent the inferred CDS: inserted 3 bases in 3 codons; substituted 4 bases at 4 genomic stop codons), translating to MKTLKKQWXSYQYMLTFLFMGLGSFFSLLVFSLLFTPPWSFSVLYLSRLFLDWDTSNQGERWTGAXVVRDGRWISNWTIWKHLRDYYLIKLVKTVELPPDWNYVSGSHPHDITCIRTFCNFSMESNGFSQQFPGLRRSIVGLARLFHFPDYREYETTMSCAMVSPHLRMCSVNRQSLDFILLQPQLGXVVVIVAXGAQEPLYAIPGEHHLTLQNRQGFVHLALRYGXGVLQPIYSFGESDRFTLKCFATDSRQHQGQTTFEKLRGIASRTFWDHGPFSDNSWGRLPFPVPITTAGECPSPGKKGAVSPGHHIPMPPPPEEEVDHXHMLXHEALEQLSEEHKASCGGPASTHLIFGEPRPCPCPGHRLGVGFQSLLPSWREVGEGADSVQGVALEEGDCGARRSPSGRGAESRPCNSAIQLRLRRGPHRLRPPILSTATLPPPPPAPGRT from the exons ATGAAAACGCTGAAGAAGCAGT GCTCCTACCAATACATGCTCACTTTCCTCTTCATGGG cctgggctctttcttctcccttcttgtcttctccctcctcttcacGCCTCCTTGGTCGTTCTCGGTTCTCTACTTGTCAAGGCTCTTCCTGGACTGGGACACATCCAACCAAGGTGAACGCTGGACAGGGGCCTAGGTAGTGAGAGATGGCAGATGG ATTAGTAACTGGACCATTTGGAAACACCTAAGGGATTATTATCTTATCAAG CTGGTGAAAACAGTGGAGCTGCCTCCAGACTGGAACTACGTATCTGGCTCTCACCCACATGACATCACGTGCATCAGAACCTTCTGTAATTTCTCCATGGAGAGCAACGGCTTCTCCCAGCAGTTCCCTGGGCTTCGGCGCTCAATAGTTGGTTTGGCCAGACTCTTCCACTTCCCAGACTATCGAGAGTACGAGACTACCATGTCGTGTGCTATGGTGAGCCCCCACCTGA GAATGTGTTCCGTGAACCGCCAGAGCCTGGACTTTATTCTGTTGCAGCCCCAGCTTGGTTAGGTCGTGGTCATTGTGG GGGGTGCCCAGGAGCCCCTGTATGCAATCCCAGGGGAGCATCACCTCACTCTCCAGAATCGCCAAGGCTTTGTACACCTGGCACTGAGGTATGGGTGA GGCGTCCTGCAGCCTATTTACTCCTTTGGGGAGAGTGATAGATTCACACTTAAGTGTTTTGCCACAGACTCCCGGCAGCATCAGGGCCAGACCACCTTCGAGAAGCTCAGAGGCATTGCTTCTCGCACCTTCTGGGACCACGGTCCCTTCTCAGACAACTCCTGGGGACGACTGCCCTTCCCCGTGCCCATCACCACTGCAGGCGAGTGCCCATCTCCAGGGAAGAAAGGTGCTGTCAGCC cGGGCCACCACATCCCAATGCCCCCACCCCCCGAGGAGGAAGTTGACCACTAGCACATGC TGCACGAGGCTCTGGAACAACTGTCTGAGGAGCACAAGGCAAGCTGTGGTGGCCCTGCTTCTACTCACCTCATCTTCGGGGAGCCCCGGCCTTGCCCCTGCCCT GGCCATCGACTCGGCGTCGGTTTCCAGTCGCTCTTGCCTAGTTGGCGAGAGGTTGGAGAGGGGGCGGATTCCGTTCAGGGGGTGGCCCTGGAAGAGGGGGACTGCGGCGCT CGCCGCTCCCCCTCGGGACGAGGGGCGGAGTCTCGCCCGTGTAACTCGGCCATCCAGCTGCGCCTGCGGCGGGGACCGCACCGCCTGCGGCCACCGATCCTCTCTACTGCAACCctacccccgcccccgccagccCCCGGCCGGACTTGA
- the LOC117024815 gene encoding 2-acylglycerol O-acyltransferase 2-B-like, with translation MHASSSRLRRCLQVFAVLQWVFSFLGLAQVCLAALLLAFLSRAWILVLLYLVWLYGDRDTPQAGGRRLDWVRRWAIWRHFRDYFPMSLIKTAELDPSHNYLFGFHPHGVLVTGAFGSFCTEATGFSRLFPGLQPHLLMLPCWFYLPLFRDYIMCAGLVSSNKASVAHLLSRPGGGQVAVLAVGGPLEALEAKPGALSLRIRNQKGFVKLALEHGASLVPVFSFGENDLFQQFPNPPGSWVRRVQETLQPLLTVALPLFHGRLGLLLPFRKPIHTVVGAPIPARRSPRPSRAEVDALHALYVERLTQLFEEHKERYGVPADRHLVLT, from the exons ATGCATGCCTCCTCCAGCCGCCTCCGCCGGTGTCTCCAAGTGTTCGCTGTCCTGCAATGGGTCTTCTCCTTCTTGGGGCTGG CCCAGGTGTGCCTGGCCGCTCTGCTTCTTGCATTCCTAAGCCGAGCCTGGATCCTCGTGCTCCTCTACCTGGTCTGGCTCTATGGAGACAGGGACACGCCGCAGGCAGGAGGCCGCCGATTAGACTGGGTCCGCAGGTGGGCCATCTGGAGACATTTCCGGGACTACTTTCCCATGTCG CTGATTAAAACTGCAGAGTTGGATCCTTCCCACAACTATCTCTTCGGCTTCCACCCTCACGGCGTCCTGGTCACCGGGGCCTTCGGCAGCTTCTGCACAGAAGCCACGGGTTTCTCCCGCCTCTTCCCGGGCCTCCAGCCGCACCTGCTCATGCTGCCCTGTTGGTTTTACCTCCCTCTCTTCCGGGACTACATTATGTGCGCTG GTTTGGTATCCTCTAACAAGGCCAGCGTCGCCCATCTGTTGTCCCGACCTGGGGGCGGCCAGGTGGCTGTCCTGGCCGTGGGAGGGCCCCTAGAGGCGCTGGAGGCAAAGCCCGGAGCACTGAGCTTGCGGATCCGAAATCAGAAAGGATTTGTAAAGTTGGCGCTGGAACACGG GGCCTCCCTGGTGCCTGTCTTCTCTTTCGGGGAGAATGATCTCTTCCAGCAGTTCCCGAACCCGCCGGGCTCGTGGGTGCGAAGGGTACAGGAAACGCTGCAGCCCTTGCTGACAGTGGCCCTGCCGCTGTTCCACGGCCGGCTGGGCCTCCTTCTGCCCTTCCGCAAGCCCATCCACACCGTCG TCGGGGCCCCGATCCCAGCGCGGCGGAGCCCGCGGCCCAGCCGGGCTGAGGTGGACGCGCTGCACGCGCTGTACGTGGAGAGGCTCACGCAGCTGTTCGAAGAGCACAAGGAGCGCTACGGAGTCCCTGCCGACAGGCACCTCGTCCTCACCTAG
- the NAT16 gene encoding probable N-acetyltransferase 16, whose product MKLEASCGIATSEVLKAKKEPEPDAEPLSETRPQEVKANSVGSKPRSGSRPEAEQLDFVVATEQEFEEVLAISGDIYGGLDYLPSRYHSWLRDPNRTVVLAKRNGGVIALESVHVIDAGETALVEGLRVAPWERGKGVAGLLQRFCSQLVKRQHPGVKVVRLTRDDQLGPRELKKYRLITKQGILLVRFNASALLAGLGARLSALRATGTFSPLPTEALSEAGGDVARLLLSPSVQRDVLPGGTIIQDWQPYQPSESNLRLLAAKGLEWCVDSRVRPRVLTLCTRPFPIPLGGDGTWCYLNIDAFGCDGAQVQSQLLWHLQRQAPGLAGLNVMCQLFLAPQLWSQLADFCQAGLGLELVKGYTEQYLLEADI is encoded by the exons ATGAAGCTGGAAGCTAGCTGTGGCATAGCCACCTCAGAGGTCCTTAAGGCCAAAAAAGAGCCTGAGCCAGATGCGGAGCCACTCTCAGAGACCCGGCCACAGGAG GTCAAGGCCAACTCCGTGGGGTCCAAGCCCAGGTCCGGATCCAGGCCTGAGGCCGAACAGTTGGACTTCGTGGTGGCCACAGAACAGGAGTTTGAGGAGGTGCTGGCTATCTCTGGAGACATCTACGGGGGCCTCGACTACCTTCCCAGCCGCTACCACAGCTGGCTCCGGGATCCCAACCGCACTGTGGTGCTGGCCAAGCGCAATGGAGGAGTG ATCGCGCTGGAGTCGGTGCATGTGATCGACGCTGGGGAGACGGCTCTGGTGGAGGGGCTGCGCGTGGCGCCTTGGGAGCGTGGCAAGGGCGTGGCCGGGCTGCTGCAGCGCTTCTGCTCGCAGCTGGTCAAGCGACAGCACCCGGGGGTCAAGGTAGTACGGCTCACCCGGGACGACCAGTTGGGCCCCCGGGAGCTGAAGAAATACCGCCTAATCACCAAGCAG GGCATCCTTTTGGTCCGATTCAACGCGTCGGCGCTGCTGGCAGGGCTGGGTGCGCGGCTGTCTGCACTGCGGGCCACCGGCACCTTCTCACCGCTGCCCACCGAGGCCCTGTCGGAGGCCGGCGGCGACGTAGCACGCCTCCTGCTATCGCCCTCCGTACAGCGCGACGTGCTTCCGGGCGGGACCATCATCCAGGACTGGCAGCCCTACCAGCCGAGCGAGAGCAACCTGCGCCTGCTGGCGGCCAAGGGCCTGGAGTGGTGCGTGGACAGCCGTGTGCGCCCGCGCGTGCTCACGCTGTGCACGCGCCCCTTCCCAATCCCGCTTGGCGGAGACGGCACTTGGTGCTACCTCAACATCGACGCCTTCGGCTGCGACGGCGCGCAAGTGCAGAGCCAGCTTCTGTGGCACCTGCAACGCCAGGCCCCGGGCCTTGCTGGCCTCAACGTCATGTGCCAGCTCTTCCTGGCGCCCCAGTTGTGGTCACAACTGGCTGATTTCTGCCAGGCCGGCTTGGGGCTCGAGCTGGTCAAGGGTTACACTGAACAGTACCTGCTGGAGGCCGACATCTGA